A section of the Mycobacterium sp. 3519A genome encodes:
- a CDS encoding GatB/YqeY domain-containing protein, whose amino-acid sequence MAELKDRLRADLTSAMKSQDKLRTATLRMLLAAIQKEEVAGDAPRELSDADLIKVLQREAKKRSEAAEIYTQNGRGELAANEHAEARVIDDYLPTQLTEAELADVADTAIAQVAEEIGERPGMRQMGQVMKAATAIAAGKADGARLSAAVKDRL is encoded by the coding sequence ATGGCGGAACTCAAAGATCGGCTGCGCGCCGACCTGACCAGCGCGATGAAGTCGCAGGACAAGCTGCGGACCGCGACGTTGCGGATGCTGCTGGCGGCGATCCAGAAGGAAGAGGTGGCCGGTGACGCGCCGCGCGAACTGTCCGACGCCGACCTGATCAAAGTCCTGCAGCGCGAAGCGAAGAAGCGCAGCGAGGCGGCCGAGATCTACACGCAGAACGGTCGCGGTGAGCTCGCCGCGAACGAGCATGCGGAGGCGCGCGTCATAGACGACTATCTGCCCACCCAGCTCACCGAAGCCGAACTGGCCGATGTAGCCGACACCGCGATCGCCCAAGTCGCCGAGGAGATCGGTGAGCGGCCGGGCATGCGGCAGATGGGTCAGGTGATGAAGGCCGCGACCGCCATCGCCGCAGGAAAAGCCGACGGTGCCAGGCTGTCGGCGGCCGTCAAGGACAGGCTGTAG
- a CDS encoding CDGSH iron-sulfur domain-containing protein, which produces MSDEEARVVRVVPSGPVMVQGPVRIEMADGSVVESDRFMVAICTCRRSKDYPLCDTSHRCRVRPKRSAQRPA; this is translated from the coding sequence ATGAGCGACGAGGAAGCCCGGGTCGTCCGGGTGGTGCCGTCCGGGCCGGTGATGGTGCAGGGTCCGGTACGAATCGAAATGGCCGACGGCAGTGTGGTGGAATCCGACCGGTTCATGGTCGCGATCTGCACCTGCCGCCGCAGTAAGGACTACCCGTTGTGCGACACCAGCCATCGCTGCCGGGTACGGCCGAAGCGGTCAGCCCAGCGGCCGGCGTAG
- a CDS encoding iron-containing redox enzyme family protein produces MTLPSTSVEPKLPHAVGPLSSAIIEALRGRPALNDSHIDVPLYEADPYGLDLQVALYICYELHYRGFDNVNPRWEWNPSLLRARGRLEDAFLDAVRQDVGEITRDETAADAMDALSVEPVDGTGPSYYLRDTGTWNQMREYFVHRSLYHLKEADPHAFAIPRLIGQAKASFVAVEFDEYGGGRGHLVHQQLYGDLMEAADLDSTYLAYFNDVPADALASVNLMSLFGLHREFRGAAIGHFASTEITSSPGSRRLVEALERMGAPEPCIRFYREHVVADAVHEQVVRTDVVGDLIAREPHLERDVVFGIKARDVVEDRLADHVMRCWQAGRSSLRRPLG; encoded by the coding sequence GTGACTTTGCCGTCTACTTCTGTCGAACCCAAACTGCCCCACGCGGTCGGACCGCTGTCCTCTGCCATCATCGAGGCGCTGCGTGGCCGCCCAGCCCTCAATGACAGCCACATCGACGTCCCCCTCTACGAGGCGGACCCGTACGGCCTCGACCTGCAGGTGGCGCTGTACATCTGCTACGAGCTGCACTACCGCGGATTCGACAACGTCAATCCGCGCTGGGAATGGAATCCGTCGCTGCTGCGTGCCCGCGGCCGACTCGAGGACGCCTTCCTGGACGCGGTCCGTCAGGATGTCGGCGAGATCACGCGCGACGAGACCGCGGCCGATGCGATGGATGCCCTTTCGGTCGAGCCCGTCGACGGCACCGGGCCCTCGTACTACCTGCGTGATACCGGCACCTGGAATCAGATGCGTGAGTACTTCGTGCACCGCTCGCTGTACCACCTCAAGGAGGCCGACCCACACGCCTTCGCGATCCCGCGGCTGATCGGCCAGGCCAAGGCCTCGTTCGTCGCCGTCGAGTTCGACGAATACGGCGGCGGCAGAGGGCATTTGGTGCACCAGCAGCTGTACGGCGATCTGATGGAGGCCGCCGACCTCGACTCCACCTATCTGGCGTACTTCAACGACGTGCCCGCCGACGCGTTGGCATCGGTCAACCTGATGTCGTTGTTCGGTTTGCACCGCGAGTTCCGCGGCGCAGCCATCGGGCATTTCGCGTCGACGGAGATCACCTCATCGCCGGGTTCGCGCCGACTGGTCGAGGCGCTGGAGCGGATGGGCGCACCCGAACCGTGCATCCGGTTCTACCGCGAGCACGTGGTCGCCGATGCGGTCCACGAACAGGTGGTGCGGACGGACGTCGTCGGGGATCTCATTGCGCGCGAACCACATCTGGAGCGCGACGTGGTGTTCGGGATCAAGGCCCGCGACGTGGTGGAGGACCGACTCGCCGACCACGTGATGCGGTGCTGGCAAGCAGGCCGGTCATCGCTACGCCGGCCGCTGGGCTGA
- a CDS encoding HemK2/MTQ2 family protein methyltransferase yields the protein MTTAYTDLDQPAVIEGVYTPQEDSQLLIDVMEKTGLARGHRVADLCTGSGVAAIAAYEQGATEVSAFDICPRAVHCARTNAATAGVDVAVHLGSWARAVEFGPYDLVVCNPPYVPHDPGADGMRLPAHVGPSRAWDAGYNGRMVLDPLCTTATQLLAHGGTMLVVQSEFAGPRETLAQLAGAGLDAEIIAWQWIPFGPVLNARAEWLEETGRLQPGRREEELLVIRADKP from the coding sequence TTGACCACCGCATACACCGACCTGGATCAGCCAGCCGTCATCGAGGGCGTGTATACGCCGCAAGAAGACTCGCAGCTGCTCATCGATGTCATGGAGAAGACCGGGTTGGCGCGCGGTCACCGCGTCGCCGACCTCTGCACCGGCAGCGGGGTGGCGGCGATCGCCGCATACGAGCAGGGCGCGACCGAAGTCAGCGCATTCGACATCTGCCCCCGAGCCGTCCACTGCGCGAGGACCAACGCCGCAACTGCAGGCGTCGACGTCGCGGTGCACCTCGGGTCATGGGCGCGCGCAGTCGAATTCGGCCCCTACGACCTTGTGGTGTGCAACCCGCCCTACGTGCCGCACGATCCCGGCGCCGACGGCATGCGCTTGCCTGCGCATGTGGGGCCGTCCCGGGCGTGGGACGCCGGGTACAACGGACGCATGGTGCTCGATCCGTTGTGCACCACGGCGACACAGCTACTCGCGCACGGTGGCACCATGCTGGTGGTGCAATCCGAGTTCGCAGGCCCGCGGGAAACGTTGGCGCAGCTGGCAGGCGCCGGTCTCGACGCTGAAATCATCGCCTGGCAATGGATTCCGTTTGGGCCGGTGCTGAATGCGCGGGCCGAGTGGCTCGAGGAGACGGGCAGGCTCCAACCGGGCCGCCGAGAGGAAGAGTTGCTGGTGATCAGGGCGGACAAGCCATGA
- a CDS encoding LLM class F420-dependent oxidoreductase, with product MTRFGYTLMTEQSGPKELVRYAVSAERAGFDFEVSSDHYFPWLASQGHAPYAWSVLGAVAQVTERVELFTYVTCPTMRYHPAVVAQKAATLQILADGRFTLGLGSGENLNEHVVGGRWPTVSRRQLMLKEAIQIIRELFTGELVDWKGEYFEVDSARIWDLPDIPVAIATAVSGERSVEMFAPLSDHLIAVEPKKALVDEWHDARRATGLPGDVRVIGQIPICWDPDRDRAVQRAHDQFRWFGGGWAVNADLPTTAGFEGATQFVKPEDVAESIPCGPDLDAIVDAVRKYWEAGFTDIALVQIGDDGQELFLKEAAGALLEKLRTAAG from the coding sequence ATGACGCGGTTTGGCTACACCCTGATGACAGAACAGAGCGGACCTAAAGAGCTTGTCCGGTATGCCGTTTCGGCGGAACGCGCGGGCTTCGACTTCGAGGTGTCCAGCGATCACTACTTCCCGTGGCTGGCGTCGCAGGGGCATGCGCCGTATGCCTGGTCGGTGCTGGGCGCCGTCGCCCAGGTCACCGAACGGGTGGAGCTGTTCACCTACGTGACGTGCCCGACGATGCGTTACCACCCGGCCGTGGTCGCGCAGAAGGCCGCCACGTTGCAGATCCTTGCCGACGGCCGCTTCACGCTCGGCCTCGGCAGCGGCGAGAACCTCAACGAACATGTCGTCGGCGGGCGATGGCCGACGGTGTCGCGTCGTCAGCTGATGCTCAAAGAGGCCATCCAGATCATCCGTGAGTTGTTCACGGGCGAGCTGGTCGACTGGAAAGGCGAGTATTTCGAGGTGGATTCGGCGCGGATCTGGGATCTCCCTGACATTCCCGTCGCGATCGCCACGGCGGTGTCGGGTGAACGTTCGGTGGAGATGTTCGCGCCGTTGTCCGACCATTTGATCGCTGTGGAGCCGAAGAAGGCTCTCGTCGACGAATGGCATGATGCGCGCCGCGCGACCGGGCTGCCGGGCGACGTCAGGGTGATCGGGCAGATACCGATCTGTTGGGACCCCGACCGCGACCGCGCGGTGCAGCGCGCGCACGATCAGTTCCGCTGGTTCGGCGGCGGGTGGGCCGTGAACGCCGATCTGCCGACCACGGCGGGTTTCGAGGGGGCCACTCAGTTCGTGAAACCGGAGGATGTCGCGGAATCCATTCCGTGCGGGCCGGATCTGGACGCCATCGTGGACGCGGTGCGCAAGTACTGGGAGGCCGGTTTCACCGACATCGCACTCGTGCAGATCGGCGACGACGGCCAAGAGTTGTTTTTGAAGGAGGCGGCGGGCGCGCTGCTCGAGAAACTCCGGACGGCGGCGGGCTGA
- a CDS encoding NADH-ubiquinone oxidoreductase-F iron-sulfur binding region domain-containing protein: MTGAELISAVDAAGLRGRGGAGFSAGRKIASVNGNKSVVVANGAEGEPLSRKDAVVLTRAPHLMLDGLELAAGAVGATKVYLYVPTHVVATAERALSERRAAKINRHNVTVVEAPNTFVAGEESALVRRIEGGPALPRDRKVVTAVSGVRRKPTLVNNVETLAQMALISRFGPDWFRSVGAADNPGSMLVTLSGAIANPGVFEVPTGAVLADVIEQHGATDPTTVRAVLVGGYHGTWVTGHALGNTPVSGTGIVHALGGRECGLDRTAMIAEYLAGQSARQCGPCLNGLPRLAYLLNELASDRAQNTHIREIRRLVDLVDGRGSCRHPDGTARLIRSALTTFADDIDHHRHRRCEVGVEATRR; this comes from the coding sequence ATGACTGGCGCCGAATTGATTTCGGCGGTTGATGCGGCGGGACTGCGCGGGCGTGGCGGCGCGGGCTTTTCCGCGGGTCGCAAGATCGCCTCCGTGAACGGCAACAAGTCCGTCGTGGTGGCGAACGGCGCCGAGGGCGAACCACTGAGCCGCAAAGATGCGGTCGTTTTGACCCGTGCACCACACCTGATGCTCGACGGGCTCGAACTCGCGGCCGGGGCGGTCGGCGCCACGAAGGTCTACCTGTACGTGCCCACCCACGTCGTGGCCACCGCGGAGCGTGCGCTCTCGGAACGGCGCGCAGCGAAGATCAACCGGCACAACGTAACTGTGGTCGAGGCGCCCAACACGTTTGTCGCGGGAGAGGAATCAGCGCTCGTCAGGCGTATCGAAGGAGGTCCGGCATTACCGCGCGACCGCAAGGTGGTTACCGCCGTATCCGGCGTGCGGCGCAAGCCGACTCTGGTCAACAACGTCGAGACGTTGGCACAGATGGCCCTGATCTCACGCTTCGGACCGGACTGGTTTCGCTCAGTGGGCGCCGCGGACAATCCGGGCAGCATGTTGGTCACGTTGTCCGGGGCCATCGCGAACCCGGGCGTCTTCGAGGTGCCGACGGGTGCCGTGCTGGCGGATGTCATCGAGCAACACGGCGCCACTGACCCGACGACAGTGCGCGCCGTTCTGGTCGGCGGCTACCACGGCACATGGGTTACTGGGCATGCACTCGGGAACACCCCGGTGTCGGGTACCGGCATCGTCCACGCGCTCGGCGGGCGCGAGTGCGGTCTCGACCGCACGGCGATGATCGCCGAATATCTCGCCGGCCAGAGCGCTCGGCAATGCGGGCCGTGCCTCAACGGACTCCCAAGGCTGGCATATCTGCTCAACGAGCTCGCATCCGATCGGGCCCAGAACACTCACATCAGGGAGATCCGCCGATTGGTCGACCTGGTCGACGGCCGCGGGTCGTGTCGACACCCCGACGGAACCGCGCGCCTGATCCGCAGCGCGCTGACGACTTTCGCCGATGACATCGACCATCACCGTCATCGGCGCTGCGAGGTAGGAGTGGAGGCAACGAGGAGATGA
- a CDS encoding HAMP domain-containing sensor histidine kinase encodes MNLFGGTRNSAERPLPASDLTVVRRAGRIAGVQASLALAAVLVVVGAVVFVVDVRVQNRQIASQLQAVASTADDVNDPPPGMELVLRDNGGTVSTSDGGQPGIPLLSGPTGFTDVDAHGTELRALVIDRAQGRVVALLDMAPYHASRKRLLLSLGFAELAGILASIAVVVLFTRRSVRPLATALALQRRFVADASHELRAPLTVLHTRAQLLARHAHEGDVEALQGDADALVADTRVLADIVDDLLASATMTAGAAPSDVVDLSTLAADVCDSMRPYATSLDVTIGYECTTSGGSTLRVVGSGAALRRALTSLIDNALAHGHAGGRVDVRVGRQGRRATITVADDGIGIDPETMSILFTRFAHGEGHTGLARRAPYGIGLTLVREIAQAHGGDITVTSAPGQGATFTLRLPVMENE; translated from the coding sequence ATGAACCTCTTCGGGGGCACTCGCAATTCCGCTGAGCGGCCGCTGCCGGCAAGCGATTTGACCGTCGTGCGCCGCGCAGGACGGATTGCCGGCGTCCAAGCCTCGTTGGCGTTGGCGGCGGTGCTGGTCGTGGTCGGTGCGGTGGTTTTTGTTGTTGATGTTCGCGTGCAGAACAGGCAGATCGCCAGCCAATTGCAGGCTGTGGCATCGACTGCCGATGACGTCAACGACCCACCCCCGGGTATGGAGTTGGTCCTGCGAGACAACGGCGGCACTGTATCGACCAGCGACGGTGGCCAGCCAGGAATTCCATTGCTCAGCGGCCCAACGGGTTTCACGGACGTCGACGCGCACGGTACCGAGCTGCGTGCGCTTGTCATCGATCGCGCACAAGGCAGAGTGGTGGCACTTCTCGATATGGCGCCGTACCACGCCAGCCGTAAGCGCCTTCTGCTCTCCCTCGGATTCGCGGAATTGGCAGGCATTTTGGCGTCGATCGCCGTTGTCGTACTTTTCACGCGGCGATCGGTGCGGCCGCTCGCCACGGCGCTCGCACTGCAACGCCGTTTCGTCGCGGACGCGTCTCACGAATTGCGGGCACCGCTGACAGTGCTGCATACCCGCGCGCAGTTACTGGCGCGACACGCCCACGAGGGTGATGTCGAAGCGTTGCAGGGGGACGCCGATGCCTTGGTGGCCGACACCAGGGTGCTGGCGGACATCGTCGACGATCTGCTCGCATCGGCGACGATGACGGCCGGCGCGGCACCGTCTGATGTCGTAGACCTGTCGACTCTTGCGGCAGACGTCTGCGACAGCATGAGGCCTTACGCCACATCTCTCGACGTCACGATTGGCTACGAATGCACGACGTCCGGCGGCTCGACGCTGCGTGTGGTCGGATCAGGGGCCGCGCTCCGGCGCGCATTGACGTCACTGATCGACAACGCGCTTGCCCACGGGCACGCCGGGGGGCGGGTCGACGTGCGGGTGGGACGTCAAGGCCGACGGGCCACCATCACTGTCGCCGACGATGGAATCGGCATCGATCCGGAAACGATGTCCATCCTGTTTACGCGGTTCGCACACGGCGAGGGTCACACGGGGCTCGCCCGGCGGGCACCGTACGGTATCGGGTTGACGCTGGTGCGCGAGATCGCCCAAGCCCACGGCGGCGACATCACGGTCACTTCCGCCCCTGGCCAGGGGGCGACCTTCACCCTCCGGCTCCCCGTCATGGAGAACGAATGA
- a CDS encoding phosphodiesterase, which produces MHASDIAALPIRIGAAARHHRRLFHPDGVLAEGYLERLAPPDGGLPMQSCDVIARVSKGIGLPGAMADVAGLAWRVPPPQDLRSCMPWDVLLASTIANSRVVLAPTRSWTSTTFSSLMPLRFDGGLWWIRARLSTQIDEPGLSLDTIRNQIDSGILEFDVEQARGLSGFSPLARLTLRHLDPSTDDIAFDPVLHSDEDVQLAPSWLADIRRAAYRRSREGRDAD; this is translated from the coding sequence GTGCATGCTTCAGATATCGCCGCGTTGCCGATCCGGATCGGTGCGGCCGCCCGCCACCACCGCCGCCTGTTTCACCCGGACGGCGTGCTCGCCGAGGGCTACCTGGAACGGCTGGCACCACCGGACGGTGGGCTGCCGATGCAGTCGTGTGACGTGATCGCCCGCGTCTCGAAGGGCATCGGACTACCCGGCGCCATGGCCGACGTCGCAGGCCTGGCATGGCGTGTCCCGCCACCGCAGGATCTGCGGTCGTGCATGCCGTGGGATGTGCTGTTGGCCTCCACGATCGCCAATAGCCGCGTCGTTTTGGCACCCACCCGGTCCTGGACGAGCACGACGTTCTCCAGCCTGATGCCGCTTCGCTTCGACGGCGGCCTGTGGTGGATTCGCGCCCGGCTGTCCACTCAGATCGATGAGCCGGGGTTGTCGCTGGACACCATCAGGAACCAAATTGACTCCGGCATACTCGAATTCGACGTCGAGCAGGCCCGCGGGCTCAGCGGGTTCTCACCGTTGGCCCGGCTGACGTTGCGGCACCTCGATCCGAGCACCGACGACATCGCGTTCGACCCGGTCCTGCACAGCGACGAAGACGTGCAGTTGGCCCCGAGTTGGCTCGCCGACATTCGGCGCGCGGCGTATCGGCGTAGCCGGGAAGGCCGAGACGCCGATTAA
- a CDS encoding ferredoxin translates to MKAASRTPSRLHIDWTRCDGRGLCAELLPQVLRRDPWGYPLVRDGTREPAIPATAVGDARAAVSRCPRLALSLIKSTPKTHEQQSRRR, encoded by the coding sequence ATGAAGGCGGCCAGCAGAACACCTTCGCGACTGCACATCGACTGGACGCGCTGCGACGGGCGCGGGCTGTGCGCGGAGCTGCTCCCGCAGGTGCTGCGCCGCGACCCGTGGGGCTACCCGCTCGTCCGCGACGGGACTCGCGAGCCGGCCATACCGGCAACGGCGGTGGGCGATGCGCGTGCTGCTGTGAGCCGGTGCCCGCGGCTGGCATTGTCGCTGATCAAATCCACACCGAAAACCCATGAGCAGCAATCCCGGCGACGATAA
- a CDS encoding manganese catalase family protein: MFIHNKDLQFEVRVSEPDPRFATLLQEQFGGANGELKAAMQYFTQAFVLRQKNPKMYDLFMDIATEEFSHLEMVGSIITMLLDGLNDDLKMANERCDWMPAVASRDGRDAIIHSVAVNPLYFALSGGGPDVKDSAGVPWQGTFVNANGDPTVDLRSNLAAESRAKIVYEYLKQFTDDPGVQDTLTFLMTREVAHYQQFTAALNELPVNFPPGQLAGDDRFQNVAFNMSNGDGSVRGPWNEGQGPWPEGMEWEYVEKPEQQWLGGTKRQNKGAERSPEGQPAVQSEKPFTHEQRTPTD; encoded by the coding sequence ATGTTCATCCACAACAAAGACCTTCAATTCGAGGTGCGGGTCAGCGAACCCGACCCGCGTTTCGCCACACTGCTGCAGGAACAGTTCGGCGGCGCCAACGGTGAACTGAAGGCAGCGATGCAGTACTTCACGCAGGCGTTCGTGCTGCGGCAGAAGAACCCGAAGATGTACGACCTGTTCATGGACATCGCCACCGAGGAGTTCAGCCATCTGGAGATGGTCGGGTCGATCATCACCATGCTGCTCGACGGCCTCAACGACGACCTCAAGATGGCCAACGAGCGGTGCGATTGGATGCCCGCCGTCGCCAGCCGTGACGGCCGCGACGCCATCATCCACAGCGTCGCAGTGAATCCCCTGTACTTTGCGCTGAGCGGCGGCGGCCCCGACGTCAAGGACTCCGCGGGCGTGCCGTGGCAAGGCACGTTCGTCAACGCGAACGGCGATCCGACGGTGGACCTGCGCAGCAATCTCGCGGCCGAGTCGCGCGCGAAGATCGTGTACGAGTACCTGAAGCAGTTCACCGATGATCCGGGCGTGCAGGACACCCTGACGTTCCTGATGACGCGGGAAGTCGCGCATTACCAACAGTTCACGGCGGCGTTGAACGAATTGCCGGTGAACTTCCCGCCCGGTCAACTCGCCGGGGACGATCGGTTCCAGAATGTCGCGTTCAACATGTCCAATGGCGACGGGTCGGTGCGCGGGCCGTGGAACGAGGGTCAGGGACCGTGGCCCGAAGGCATGGAGTGGGAGTACGTCGAGAAGCCCGAGCAGCAGTGGCTCGGCGGCACCAAACGGCAGAACAAGGGTGCTGAGCGCAGCCCGGAGGGACAGCCTGCGGTGCAGAGCGAAAAGCCGTTCACTCACGAACAGCGCACGCCCACAGATTGA
- a CDS encoding SIMPL domain-containing protein, with product MSTEITVRGSFSAFERPERATVHAMIGYEGAAMEPVYSRVARDLDAVKASLAALEDDGSVTWWSADQLRTWSQRPWNKDGKQLPLVHHASVDVEVKFRDFGALSRWVSRQIADIEGFRVARVEWALTEKRREALAKEVRTRAVRDAVTRAQAYADALGLGAIRPVAVADAGMLGARPETGPAAAYMRAAAVGGTSDVELVPEHIEVSAEVDARFLAGAESAPPA from the coding sequence ATGTCGACTGAGATCACCGTGCGCGGTTCCTTCTCCGCCTTCGAGCGGCCCGAACGCGCCACCGTGCACGCCATGATCGGTTACGAGGGCGCTGCGATGGAGCCGGTCTACAGCCGCGTCGCGCGTGACTTGGATGCCGTCAAGGCTTCCCTGGCAGCGCTGGAGGACGACGGTTCGGTGACGTGGTGGTCGGCAGATCAACTGCGCACCTGGTCGCAGCGGCCGTGGAACAAGGACGGTAAACAGCTGCCGCTGGTGCACCACGCCAGCGTCGACGTGGAGGTGAAGTTCCGCGACTTCGGCGCGCTGTCCCGTTGGGTGAGCAGGCAGATAGCGGATATCGAAGGATTCCGCGTCGCGCGGGTCGAGTGGGCGCTGACCGAGAAACGTCGCGAAGCACTGGCCAAGGAAGTACGCACCCGCGCGGTGCGGGACGCGGTCACCCGTGCGCAGGCGTACGCCGACGCGCTGGGTCTGGGCGCGATCAGGCCCGTGGCCGTCGCCGACGCCGGGATGCTCGGTGCGCGACCCGAAACCGGTCCCGCTGCCGCGTACATGCGTGCAGCGGCCGTCGGCGGTACCTCCGATGTCGAGCTGGTGCCGGAGCACATCGAAGTGTCGGCGGAGGTCGACGCGCGGTTCCTTGCCGGCGCCGAGTCGGCGCCCCCGGCGTAG
- a CDS encoding ferric reductase-like transmembrane domain-containing protein, with product MTDEALWAVGRGCGITALAFLTISVGLGIATRSGRPLLALPRFAVSDVHRFTALAGTLLVVLHVTLLFLDPYAQLRLVDFVVPFLGEYRPLWQGIGTLGFDLMLVIVVTSLLRQRIGVRGFRAIHWATYALWPIAFTHALGNGTDAYRVWFVAFAGGCAAIVGAALLWRVRSGFAEYADARVSERAR from the coding sequence ATGACCGACGAAGCGCTCTGGGCCGTCGGCCGCGGTTGCGGGATCACCGCCCTTGCCTTCCTGACGATTTCAGTGGGTCTCGGCATCGCAACGCGATCGGGACGACCGCTGTTGGCCTTGCCTCGGTTCGCCGTCTCAGATGTACACCGTTTCACCGCACTTGCGGGAACGCTCCTCGTGGTACTGCACGTGACGCTGTTGTTCCTTGATCCCTACGCACAACTGAGGTTGGTCGACTTCGTCGTGCCGTTCCTCGGAGAGTATCGCCCTCTCTGGCAAGGGATCGGAACACTAGGTTTCGATCTGATGCTGGTCATCGTCGTCACCAGCCTGCTGCGCCAACGTATCGGAGTGCGTGGGTTCCGCGCGATCCACTGGGCGACCTACGCGTTGTGGCCGATCGCTTTCACGCACGCCCTCGGCAACGGAACCGATGCGTACCGCGTGTGGTTCGTCGCATTCGCCGGCGGCTGTGCCGCGATTGTCGGCGCTGCGCTGCTGTGGCGGGTGCGGTCCGGCTTCGCCGAGTACGCCGACGCGCGAGTGTCTGAGCGGGCAAGATGA
- a CDS encoding response regulator transcription factor, giving the protein MSTPQSPPALLLVEDDRALSAMLVELFEKQDYRVDTAFDGQQALHRALTGTYDALIVDRGLPVMDGSELISLLRARGVTTPALILTARGSVTDRVDGLDAGAQDYVVKPFEIEELQARVRALLRRTDNAASTVCAGGLRLDRVTRRVTGSTPTGSEVELSAREASLLAMFMTAPKRVFSRAQLLDSVFDDAETPGAVDSYVHYLRRKLGKQVVRTVHRTGYRFGLE; this is encoded by the coding sequence GTGTCCACACCGCAGTCTCCTCCCGCGTTGCTGCTGGTGGAGGACGACCGCGCACTGAGCGCGATGCTCGTCGAACTCTTCGAAAAGCAGGATTACCGGGTCGATACTGCCTTCGACGGCCAGCAGGCGCTGCACCGCGCCCTTACGGGCACGTATGACGCATTGATCGTCGATCGTGGTCTGCCGGTGATGGACGGCTCCGAACTGATATCGCTGCTGCGAGCCCGCGGGGTGACAACACCGGCGCTGATCCTGACCGCCCGCGGTTCGGTGACCGATCGGGTCGACGGCCTCGACGCCGGGGCGCAGGACTATGTGGTCAAGCCATTCGAAATCGAAGAATTGCAGGCCCGGGTGCGGGCGTTGCTGCGGCGCACCGACAACGCGGCGAGCACCGTGTGCGCCGGCGGCCTGCGGTTGGACCGGGTCACTCGGCGGGTAACAGGTTCGACCCCAACGGGCTCGGAGGTGGAGTTGTCCGCGCGCGAGGCGTCGCTGCTGGCGATGTTCATGACGGCGCCCAAGCGGGTGTTCAGCCGTGCGCAATTGCTCGATTCAGTCTTCGATGATGCCGAAACGCCAGGCGCCGTCGACTCGTACGTGCATTATCTGCGGCGAAAGCTGGGCAAGCAGGTCGTCCGCACCGTCCATCGGACGGGTTACCGATTCGGTCTGGAATGA
- a CDS encoding DUF4129 domain-containing protein — protein sequence MPTIDIDRDAAHEAAQHELSKPIYPKPSLTERLLHWLEEVLYKLADASASLPGGWLTITVLAMLLIVAIVVAIRVARRTMRTNRGGESALFGEHELSAAEHRATAEQFAAVDNWSAAIRHRLRAVARQLEESSVLERVPGRTATELARDAGRAIPPLGNELRRAAEAFNDVTYGERPGTESSYQMVAELDDHLRSRIPAVDVSGSAPTASGGWADVR from the coding sequence GTGCCGACGATAGACATCGATCGCGATGCTGCGCACGAGGCGGCACAGCATGAACTTTCGAAGCCGATCTACCCCAAGCCGTCGCTGACCGAACGCCTCCTCCATTGGCTCGAAGAAGTGCTTTACAAACTCGCGGACGCAAGCGCCTCCCTGCCCGGTGGATGGTTGACGATCACTGTGCTGGCGATGCTGCTGATCGTCGCGATCGTGGTAGCGATCCGGGTCGCGCGCCGGACCATGCGCACCAACCGCGGCGGCGAGTCAGCCTTGTTCGGCGAGCATGAACTCAGCGCAGCTGAGCATCGCGCGACCGCGGAACAGTTTGCCGCCGTGGACAACTGGTCGGCCGCGATTCGTCATCGGCTCAGAGCCGTTGCGCGGCAGCTAGAGGAGAGTTCAGTCCTCGAACGCGTGCCCGGTCGCACGGCGACCGAATTGGCCAGAGACGCCGGCCGTGCCATACCACCGCTTGGCAACGAGTTGCGCAGGGCCGCTGAGGCTTTCAACGACGTCACGTACGGCGAGCGACCCGGCACTGAAAGCTCGTACCAAATGGTCGCCGAACTCGATGACCACCTGCGGTCACGCATACCTGCCGTCGACGTCAGCGGGTCGGCACCTACCGCCTCCGGCGGCTGGGCGGACGTGCGATGA